The Cervus canadensis isolate Bull #8, Minnesota chromosome X, ASM1932006v1, whole genome shotgun sequence genome contains a region encoding:
- the XKRX gene encoding XK-related protein 2 isoform X2: MDQVFEIPEEPNVEPISSLEEDVIRGANPRFTFPFGILFSTFLYCGEAASALYMVRIYRKNSETYWMTYTFSFFMFSSIMVQLTLIFVHRDLAKDKPLSLFMHLILLGPVIRCLEAMIKYLTLWKKEGQEEPYVSLTRKKMLINGEEVLIEWEVGHSIRTLAMHRNAYKRMSQIQAFLGSVPQLTYQLYVTLISAEVPLGRVLIVFSLISVTYGATLCNMLAIQIKYDEYKIRLGPLEVLCITIWRTLEITSRLVILVLFSATLKLKAVPFLLLNFLIILFEPWVKFWRSGAQMPNNIEKNFSRVGTLVVLISVTVLYAGINFSCWSALQLKLADRDLVEKGQNWGHMGLHYSVRLIENVIMVLVFKFFGVKVLLNYCHSLIALQLIIAYLISIGFMLLFFQYLHPLRSLFTHNVVDYLHCVCSHRHPRGRVENSEPSADAEARQSIA; the protein is encoded by the exons ATGGACCAAGTTTTTGAAATTCCCGAAGAGCCAAACGTGGAGCCGATATCCTCTCTTGAGGAAGATGTCATCCGTGGGGCCAACCCCCGATTTACTTTTCCATTTGGCATCCTCTTCTCCACCTTTTTGTACTGTGGGGAGGCAGCATCTGCCTTGTATATGGTTAGAATCTACCGGAAGAATAGTGAAACCTACTGGATGACatacaccttttctttctttatgttttcatcCATCATGGTCCAGTTGACCCTCATTTTTGTCCACAGAGACCTGGCCAAAGACAAGCCACTATCATTGTTTATGCATCTAATCCTCTTGGGACCTGTTATCAG ATGTTTGGAGGCCATGATTAAGTACCTCACACTGTGGAAGAAAGAGGGGCAGGAGGAGCCCTATGTCAGCCTCACCCGAAAGAAGATGCTAATAAATGGCGAGGAGGTGCTGATAGAATGGGAGGTGGGCCACTCCATCCGGACCCTGGCTATGCACCGCAATGCCTACAAACGTATGTCACAGATTCAAGCCTTCCTGGGCTCAGTGCCCCAGCTGACCTATCAGCTCTATGTGACTCTGATCTCTGCAGAGGTCCCCCTGGGTAGAG TGCTCATAGTCTTTTCCCTGATATCTGTCACCTATGGGGCTACCCTCTGCAACATGTTGGCCATCCAGATCAAGTATGATGAATACAAGATTCGCCTTGGGCCACTAGAAGTCCTTTGCATCACCATTTGGCGGACATTGGAGATCACCTCCCGCCTCGTGATTCTCGTGCTCTTTTCAGCCACCTTGAAGTTGAAAGCTGTGCCCTTCTTACTGCTGAACTTCCTGATCATCCTCTTTGAGCCTTGGGTGAAGTTCTGGAGGAGTGGTGCCCAGATGCCTAATAACATTGAGAAAAATTTCAGCCGAGTGGGCACCCTGGTGGTGTTGATTTCCGTTACTGTCCTCTACGCTGGCATCAACTTCTCTTGCTGGTCAGCTCTGCAGTTGAAGTTAGCAGATAGGGACCTTGTTGAGAAAGGTCAGAACTGGGGACACATGGGCCTGCACTATAGTGTGAGATTGATAGAGAATGTGATCATGGTCTTGGTTTTTAAGTTCTTTGGAGTTAAAGTGTTACTGAATTACTGTCATTCCTTGATCGCCTTGCAGCTCATTATTGCTTATCTGATTTCCATTGGCTTCATGCTTCTGTTCTTCCAGTACTTGCATCCATTGCGCTCACTCTTCACTCACAATGTAGTGGACTACCTCCACTGTGTATGCTCCCATCGACACCCTCGGGGCAGGGTTGAGAACTCAGAGCCATCTGCTGATGCTGAAGCAAGGCAAAGCATTGCCTGA
- the XKRX gene encoding XK-related protein 2 isoform X1 — MDQVFEIPEEPNVEPISSLEEDVIRGANPRFTFPFGILFSTFLYCGEAASALYMVRIYRKNSETYWMTYTFSFFMFSSIMVQLTLIFVHRDLAKDKPLSLFMHLILLGPVIRCLEAMIKYLTLWKKEGQEEPYVSLTRKKMLINGEEVLIEWEVGHSIRTLAMHRNAYKRMSQIQAFLGSVPQLTYQLYVTLISAEVPLGRAVLIVFSLISVTYGATLCNMLAIQIKYDEYKIRLGPLEVLCITIWRTLEITSRLVILVLFSATLKLKAVPFLLLNFLIILFEPWVKFWRSGAQMPNNIEKNFSRVGTLVVLISVTVLYAGINFSCWSALQLKLADRDLVEKGQNWGHMGLHYSVRLIENVIMVLVFKFFGVKVLLNYCHSLIALQLIIAYLISIGFMLLFFQYLHPLRSLFTHNVVDYLHCVCSHRHPRGRVENSEPSADAEARQSIA, encoded by the exons ATGGACCAAGTTTTTGAAATTCCCGAAGAGCCAAACGTGGAGCCGATATCCTCTCTTGAGGAAGATGTCATCCGTGGGGCCAACCCCCGATTTACTTTTCCATTTGGCATCCTCTTCTCCACCTTTTTGTACTGTGGGGAGGCAGCATCTGCCTTGTATATGGTTAGAATCTACCGGAAGAATAGTGAAACCTACTGGATGACatacaccttttctttctttatgttttcatcCATCATGGTCCAGTTGACCCTCATTTTTGTCCACAGAGACCTGGCCAAAGACAAGCCACTATCATTGTTTATGCATCTAATCCTCTTGGGACCTGTTATCAG ATGTTTGGAGGCCATGATTAAGTACCTCACACTGTGGAAGAAAGAGGGGCAGGAGGAGCCCTATGTCAGCCTCACCCGAAAGAAGATGCTAATAAATGGCGAGGAGGTGCTGATAGAATGGGAGGTGGGCCACTCCATCCGGACCCTGGCTATGCACCGCAATGCCTACAAACGTATGTCACAGATTCAAGCCTTCCTGGGCTCAGTGCCCCAGCTGACCTATCAGCTCTATGTGACTCTGATCTCTGCAGAGGTCCCCCTGGGTAGAG CAGTGCTCATAGTCTTTTCCCTGATATCTGTCACCTATGGGGCTACCCTCTGCAACATGTTGGCCATCCAGATCAAGTATGATGAATACAAGATTCGCCTTGGGCCACTAGAAGTCCTTTGCATCACCATTTGGCGGACATTGGAGATCACCTCCCGCCTCGTGATTCTCGTGCTCTTTTCAGCCACCTTGAAGTTGAAAGCTGTGCCCTTCTTACTGCTGAACTTCCTGATCATCCTCTTTGAGCCTTGGGTGAAGTTCTGGAGGAGTGGTGCCCAGATGCCTAATAACATTGAGAAAAATTTCAGCCGAGTGGGCACCCTGGTGGTGTTGATTTCCGTTACTGTCCTCTACGCTGGCATCAACTTCTCTTGCTGGTCAGCTCTGCAGTTGAAGTTAGCAGATAGGGACCTTGTTGAGAAAGGTCAGAACTGGGGACACATGGGCCTGCACTATAGTGTGAGATTGATAGAGAATGTGATCATGGTCTTGGTTTTTAAGTTCTTTGGAGTTAAAGTGTTACTGAATTACTGTCATTCCTTGATCGCCTTGCAGCTCATTATTGCTTATCTGATTTCCATTGGCTTCATGCTTCTGTTCTTCCAGTACTTGCATCCATTGCGCTCACTCTTCACTCACAATGTAGTGGACTACCTCCACTGTGTATGCTCCCATCGACACCCTCGGGGCAGGGTTGAGAACTCAGAGCCATCTGCTGATGCTGAAGCAAGGCAAAGCATTGCCTGA